From Rhodanobacteraceae bacterium, the proteins below share one genomic window:
- a CDS encoding Exodeoxyribonuclease V gamma chain gives MNTNHSQQTSADDRRPSQPVSTQQAYWRDPFRGPRMFRLHTSNDAARLADALGERLHASRGHPLVPARVLVPQAGLKRWLQVHLAERFGVVANVEFTPPAQFTWELLRATRPDLPRHSPFDVEVLRWHLYVLLGERLDGAALAPLREYLESGGDPLRRYALSFELARVYERMQGYRRDTLLAWERGDGADDWQAELWRRLLPRVGGLSRAARVDEWLRAFDPEYPPGSFSEKPAPPGLPDAFACFACANVSPDVLRMLAVAGRHCEVDFHLPLPSRGYLGDTPRSRREVRARLLEKDGGNPLITSLGGAAAEFVELLYGYEHVQPDEESDLFDQHIARTTLLGRVRDDILEHRAARGDERVALPDDSMQFHACHTPLREVQTLHDRLLAMFAADPSLKPRDVAVMMPDVAAYRPAIEAVFGGVPEHDARFIPYNLGDLAASAAHPAVRLFLALLDAPASRWECSEIVDVLAVPGVMRRLDLDASQREQLSQQLRESGVRWGEDEHARAAVGGYREFSFAFGLDRMLAGFACGEADETLVAGVAPLPGIEGAAFARMDALLAMLAAWRTLREWSSRALEPAEWQRRLNALFDGLYAGDPDDIAETRALERVRRALSELVEHAGAASVQALPWHDLRAFLREHLDRPDQRQQLFAGGVTFCGMVPLRVVPFRVICLLGMGEASFPRRDPSGLDPLSADRRAGRARRGDRSVRDDDRLLFLQLLAAAGDAFYLSWIGRDAHTNESLAPSVAVAELMDAVREGYLSQDEAARDAQHALLPRVQPLHPFDASLFDARAPRSFRKEWLAAAGTLETGYASGPFVPDALPQQAATLPTAALSLDALRRFLLDPARGFLEQGLGLVLPRDRDDPDDEPLSPTDGLTRWSLTRALLDFGDGNASGQRDLLRARGQLPPGALGDEALRDAHVLADALRSEVLAFTQGAAPLPTTTLRVDGDDGMSLEGAPVDRYPAGVLHVRPGVIDGRHVLRAWLDALLCAAAGVDGPVVLIGLDKDKQARSFALPRLAQAEAREQLLAFIELHHEGRRAPLPFFVRTSWNHALSCAQRERKGGNAPVGIDITMFERAARDADTESTFGGPNEFESDAVCIAWRGRDLPGPADGELARALHRTALAVFAQPARAWAEQFK, from the coding sequence ATGAATACGAATCATTCGCAACAAACCTCCGCGGATGACCGGCGTCCGTCTCAACCGGTGAGCACGCAGCAGGCATACTGGCGCGATCCCTTCCGCGGCCCGCGCATGTTTCGACTGCACACCTCCAACGATGCCGCCCGGCTCGCCGACGCCCTCGGCGAGCGGCTGCATGCATCGCGCGGCCATCCGCTGGTACCCGCGCGCGTGCTGGTCCCGCAGGCCGGCTTGAAGCGCTGGCTGCAAGTGCATCTGGCCGAGCGTTTCGGCGTAGTCGCGAACGTCGAATTCACCCCGCCCGCGCAGTTCACCTGGGAACTGCTGCGCGCCACGCGTCCCGATCTGCCGCGGCACTCGCCGTTCGACGTCGAAGTGCTGCGTTGGCACCTCTACGTGTTGCTGGGCGAGAGGCTGGACGGGGCGGCGCTGGCACCGCTGCGCGAATACCTCGAATCCGGCGGCGATCCGCTGCGCCGTTACGCGCTGAGCTTCGAACTCGCACGCGTCTACGAACGGATGCAGGGTTACCGGCGCGACACACTGCTGGCGTGGGAGCGCGGCGACGGTGCGGATGACTGGCAAGCCGAACTCTGGCGGCGCCTGTTGCCGCGCGTCGGCGGCTTGTCGCGTGCGGCGCGGGTGGACGAATGGCTGCGCGCGTTCGACCCGGAATATCCACCCGGAAGCTTCAGCGAAAAACCTGCGCCACCGGGCCTGCCCGATGCCTTCGCGTGTTTCGCCTGCGCCAACGTTTCGCCCGACGTGCTGCGGATGCTTGCGGTGGCGGGCCGGCACTGCGAAGTGGATTTCCACCTGCCGCTGCCATCGCGCGGTTATCTCGGCGACACGCCCCGCTCGCGCCGCGAAGTGCGTGCGCGCCTGCTGGAGAAGGATGGCGGCAACCCGCTGATCACGTCGCTGGGCGGTGCGGCGGCGGAATTCGTCGAGCTGCTGTACGGCTACGAGCACGTGCAGCCGGACGAGGAATCCGATCTGTTCGACCAGCACATCGCGCGCACCACGCTGCTGGGTCGCGTGCGCGACGACATCCTCGAGCATCGCGCCGCGCGCGGCGACGAACGCGTGGCGCTGCCGGACGATTCGATGCAATTCCACGCCTGCCACACTCCGCTGCGCGAAGTGCAGACGCTGCACGATCGTTTGTTGGCGATGTTCGCGGCCGATCCTTCGCTGAAGCCACGCGACGTCGCGGTGATGATGCCGGACGTCGCCGCGTACCGGCCCGCGATCGAGGCGGTGTTCGGCGGCGTACCCGAACACGACGCGCGCTTCATTCCGTACAACCTCGGCGACCTCGCGGCGAGCGCCGCGCACCCCGCGGTGCGGCTGTTCCTGGCCCTGCTGGATGCGCCGGCGTCGCGCTGGGAATGCAGCGAGATCGTGGACGTGCTGGCGGTGCCCGGCGTGATGCGGCGCCTGGACCTGGATGCCTCGCAACGCGAACAGTTGTCGCAGCAGTTGCGCGAAAGCGGCGTGCGCTGGGGCGAAGACGAACACGCGCGCGCCGCGGTCGGCGGTTATCGCGAGTTCTCGTTCGCATTCGGGCTGGATCGCATGCTGGCCGGATTCGCCTGCGGTGAGGCGGACGAAACGCTCGTCGCGGGCGTGGCGCCGCTACCCGGCATCGAAGGCGCGGCATTCGCGCGCATGGACGCGCTGCTGGCGATGCTGGCGGCGTGGCGGACATTGCGCGAGTGGTCGTCGCGCGCGCTGGAACCGGCGGAATGGCAGCGCCGCTTGAACGCGCTGTTCGATGGTTTGTACGCCGGCGATCCGGACGACATCGCCGAAACGCGCGCGCTGGAGCGCGTGCGCCGCGCGCTGTCCGAGTTGGTCGAACACGCCGGCGCCGCATCCGTGCAAGCGCTGCCGTGGCACGACCTGCGCGCTTTCCTGCGCGAACATCTCGACCGACCCGACCAGCGCCAGCAACTGTTCGCCGGCGGCGTGACCTTCTGCGGCATGGTGCCGCTGCGCGTGGTGCCGTTCCGCGTGATCTGCCTGCTCGGGATGGGCGAAGCGTCCTTCCCGCGCCGCGATCCTTCCGGCCTCGATCCGTTGAGTGCCGACCGCCGCGCCGGGCGCGCGCGGCGCGGCGACCGCAGCGTGCGCGACGATGATCGCCTGCTGTTCCTGCAACTGCTCGCGGCCGCGGGCGACGCCTTTTACCTGAGCTGGATCGGCCGCGACGCGCACACCAACGAATCGCTGGCGCCTTCCGTGGCGGTGGCGGAGTTGATGGACGCGGTGCGCGAAGGCTATCTCTCGCAGGACGAAGCGGCACGCGACGCGCAGCACGCGCTGCTGCCGCGCGTGCAACCCTTGCATCCATTCGACGCCTCGCTGTTCGATGCACGTGCGCCGCGGTCGTTCCGGAAGGAATGGCTGGCGGCGGCCGGCACGCTCGAAACCGGCTACGCGAGCGGACCTTTCGTGCCGGATGCGCTGCCGCAACAAGCGGCCACATTGCCGACGGCGGCATTGTCGCTGGACGCATTGCGCCGCTTCCTGCTCGATCCCGCGCGCGGTTTTCTGGAACAGGGGCTCGGTTTGGTATTGCCGCGTGATCGCGACGATCCCGACGACGAACCGCTGTCGCCCACGGATGGACTGACGCGCTGGAGCCTCACCCGCGCGCTGCTGGATTTCGGCGACGGCAATGCGTCCGGACAACGCGACCTGCTGCGCGCGCGCGGCCAGTTGCCGCCCGGCGCGCTCGGCGACGAGGCGCTGCGCGATGCACACGTCCTGGCGGATGCGCTGCGAAGCGAGGTGCTGGCGTTCACCCAAGGCGCCGCACCGCTGCCGACCACGACATTGCGCGTCGACGGGGATGACGGCATGTCACTCGAAGGCGCGCCGGTCGATCGTTATCCCGCTGGCGTGTTGCACGTGCGACCCGGCGTGATCGACGGCCGCCACGTGCTGCGCGCGTGGCTGGACGCGCTGCTGTGCGCGGCGGCGGGCGTGGACGGGCCGGTGGTGCTGATTGGGCTGGACAAGGACAAGCAGGCCCGTTCGTTCGCATTGCCGCGGCTTGCACAGGCGGAAGCGCGCGAACAGTTGCTTGCGTTCATCGAACTGCATCACGAAGGCCGGCGCGCGCCGCTGCCGTTCTTCGTGCGCACGTCATGGAATCACGCGCTGTCCTGCGCGCAGAGAGAACGCAAAGGCGGCAATGCGCCTGTCGGCATCGACATCACGATGTTCGAAAGAGCCGCGCGCGACGCCGACACTGAAAGTACCTTCGGCGGTCCCAACGAATTCGAAAGCGACGCGGTGTGCATCGCTTGGCGCGGCCGCGATCTTCCCGGCCCTGCGGACGGCGAGCTCGCGCGCGCCCTGCACCGCACCGCGTTGGCCGTGTTCGCGCAACCCGCGCGCGCATGGGCGGAGCAATTCAAGTGA
- a CDS encoding putative MFS-type transporter, producing MRSPSKTETASAADTRARAATIAWAGLVALAVAMGIGRFAFTPILPMMEADAGLTLEAAGWLAAANYLGYLLGALSAARLPRAGAIRGSLLLIAVVTFAMGVTDVFALQLLLRLAAGVASAWVLVHVSAWALDRLHALGRADASGTVYAGVGIGIAGAGLLCIALMAAHADSMRTWQVFGVVSLVFTAATWPVFRGDAPQTGAAATAMQPLRWNAGRVRVALCYAALGFGYIIPATFLPAMAHRYITNPAVFGLAWPVFGAAAALSTWIAARWLRAIDNRRLWAGAYVLMAIGVGLPVAWPGLTAILVAALLVGGTFMVVTMAGLREAHAVAPESATAFIAAITAAFALLQVLGPLVVSAVAHLRHGFEASLLAATAVLLAAALALWRPVKQ from the coding sequence ATGCGTTCGCCGTCGAAAACCGAAACCGCATCCGCCGCGGACACGCGTGCCCGTGCGGCCACGATTGCGTGGGCGGGCTTGGTCGCATTGGCCGTCGCGATGGGCATCGGCCGCTTCGCGTTCACGCCGATCCTGCCGATGATGGAAGCCGACGCGGGCCTGACGTTGGAAGCCGCCGGCTGGCTGGCTGCCGCGAATTACCTCGGTTACCTGCTGGGCGCGTTGAGCGCGGCGCGCTTGCCGCGCGCGGGAGCGATCCGTGGCAGCTTGTTGCTGATCGCGGTGGTGACGTTCGCGATGGGCGTGACGGATGTGTTCGCGCTGCAATTGCTGCTGCGCCTCGCCGCCGGCGTCGCCAGCGCGTGGGTGCTGGTGCACGTGTCGGCGTGGGCGCTGGATCGCCTGCACGCGCTCGGCCGCGCCGATGCCAGCGGCACGGTGTACGCAGGCGTCGGTATCGGCATCGCGGGCGCCGGCCTGTTGTGCATCGCGCTGATGGCCGCGCACGCGGATTCGATGCGCACGTGGCAGGTGTTCGGCGTGGTCTCGCTGGTGTTCACCGCGGCGACCTGGCCGGTGTTCCGCGGCGATGCGCCGCAGACGGGCGCCGCGGCAACGGCGATGCAACCGCTGCGCTGGAACGCGGGCCGCGTGCGCGTCGCGCTGTGCTACGCCGCGCTCGGTTTCGGCTACATCATTCCGGCCACGTTCCTGCCGGCGATGGCGCACCGCTACATCACCAATCCCGCGGTGTTCGGTTTGGCGTGGCCGGTGTTCGGCGCGGCCGCGGCGCTTTCGACCTGGATCGCCGCGCGCTGGCTGCGCGCGATCGACAACCGCAGGTTGTGGGCGGGCGCCTACGTGCTGATGGCGATCGGCGTGGGTTTGCCGGTCGCGTGGCCCGGGCTCACCGCGATCCTGGTCGCGGCGTTGCTGGTGGGCGGCACCTTCATGGTGGTGACGATGGCGGGCCTGCGCGAGGCGCACGCCGTGGCGCCGGAATCGGCGACGGCGTTCATCGCCGCGATCACCGCCGCGTTCGCGCTGCTGCAGGTGCTCGGCCCGCTGGTGGTCAGCGCGGTGGCGCACCTGCGCCACGGCTTCGAAGCCTCACTGCTGGCCGCAACCGCGGTGTTGCTGGCGGCGGCGCTGGCCCTGTGGCGACCCGTCAAACAATAG
- a CDS encoding glutamine synthetase adenylyl-L-tyrosine phosphorylase/glutamate-ammonia-ligase adenylyltransferase — MSSSPVPEHLVAERYAELAACCRAAGVVMHDDAGVGERVRRLLLASDFAFEALRADPALLTAAGLERLRDPAHASVRAGALARAGGDVMAALRRFRRAEAVRLVFRDVNGLDEVTDTLAGTTDLYETLIAHALRHAERSARARHGTPRNAGGVPQALVVFALGKLGGGELNFSSDVDLVLAYPEAGATDGARPLDNAEFFTRVAREFVRLLAEATPDGVAARVDLRLRPFGDSGPVVASFAAMEQYYQREGRDWERYAWIKARPVAGDVAAGNRLLETLRPFVFRRYFDYTALAGLRDMKTLIDGEVARRDLVDDLKLGAGGIREIEFTVQLQQLIRGGRDASLRARGLLPALSACAVRGYVSQLRARELREAYLFLRQLENRVQMFGDRQIHALPSDPVTRERIARTLGHADWQALSAALNRQRGKVTAIFADVLRPEAAAEPSEGEKPAAGEGAWLWQRAREDRLENPMLVAAGFTPAEPCLDALRQIAALHGMSARGARRIEHLMPELIDAAASTSSPADALVRLCRLVQAVARRSAYLALLQEQPAARARVAALCAESAFLAERVITQPLLLDDVLAPRVEHLARSAADLRTELARQLAAVQAGGDAEAVLAAIAEWRGSYRMRIGLAFRDGAMDAVVTARALAGVADAVVGAVLEQAERELVLQHGRVPGDGSGIAVLGYGSLGGAELGFDSDLDLVFVYDAARGEQTSDGARPLAGARWYARLAQRVVHWLSAPTRGGQLYEVDTRLRPDGGKSLLVASLDAFFAYQRERAWTWEQQALVRARAVGGDIALGSGFARERGEVLCEPRDRAQVIADVCRMRAEWRKQRDRSDGGSLDLKQGAGALLDIQFLLQGLVLLHAHAQPALAAYSDTPRLITASADAGVLPADDADALTTAHAELLERALSATLAGERRVVPRDLVLDARCAKVLEIARRAGFEFGAG; from the coding sequence ATGTCTTCATCGCCCGTGCCGGAACACCTGGTCGCCGAACGCTACGCCGAGCTGGCGGCGTGCTGCCGCGCGGCCGGCGTGGTGATGCACGACGATGCCGGCGTCGGCGAGCGCGTGCGGCGCCTGCTGCTGGCCAGCGACTTCGCGTTCGAGGCGCTGCGCGCCGATCCCGCGCTGCTGACCGCCGCGGGGCTGGAACGCCTGCGCGATCCCGCGCATGCGTCGGTGCGCGCCGGCGCATTGGCACGCGCGGGCGGCGACGTGATGGCGGCGTTGCGGCGATTCCGGCGCGCCGAGGCGGTGCGGCTGGTATTCCGCGACGTCAACGGCCTCGACGAGGTCACCGACACGCTGGCTGGCACCACCGACTTGTACGAAACATTGATCGCGCACGCGCTGCGGCACGCGGAACGTTCGGCACGTGCGCGCCACGGCACGCCGCGCAATGCCGGTGGCGTGCCGCAGGCGCTGGTGGTGTTCGCGCTGGGCAAGCTGGGTGGTGGCGAACTCAATTTTTCTTCCGACGTGGATCTCGTGCTCGCGTATCCCGAAGCGGGCGCGACCGACGGGGCGCGGCCGCTCGACAACGCCGAGTTCTTCACCCGCGTCGCGCGCGAATTCGTGCGCCTGCTGGCGGAAGCGACGCCCGACGGCGTGGCCGCGCGGGTGGACCTGCGCCTGCGGCCGTTCGGCGATTCGGGTCCGGTGGTCGCCTCGTTCGCGGCGATGGAGCAGTACTACCAGCGCGAGGGCCGCGACTGGGAACGCTACGCATGGATCAAGGCGCGCCCGGTCGCGGGCGACGTCGCCGCCGGCAACCGGTTGCTCGAAACCCTGCGGCCGTTCGTGTTCCGCCGCTACTTCGATTACACCGCGCTGGCGGGGCTGCGCGACATGAAGACGCTGATCGACGGCGAAGTCGCGCGGCGCGACTTGGTCGACGACCTCAAGCTCGGCGCCGGCGGCATCCGCGAAATCGAATTCACCGTGCAGCTGCAGCAGTTGATCCGCGGCGGACGCGACGCGAGCCTGCGCGCGCGCGGCCTGCTGCCCGCGCTGTCGGCGTGCGCGGTGCGCGGTTACGTGTCGCAACTGCGCGCGCGCGAATTGCGCGAGGCGTACCTGTTCCTGCGGCAACTGGAAAACCGCGTGCAGATGTTCGGCGACCGCCAGATCCATGCGCTGCCTTCCGATCCGGTCACGCGCGAACGCATCGCGCGCACACTCGGCCATGCGGATTGGCAGGCCTTGTCCGCGGCCCTGAACCGGCAACGCGGCAAGGTCACCGCGATCTTCGCGGACGTGCTGCGGCCCGAGGCTGCTGCCGAACCCAGTGAAGGTGAAAAGCCTGCGGCAGGCGAAGGCGCGTGGCTGTGGCAGCGCGCGCGCGAGGACCGCCTCGAAAATCCGATGTTGGTCGCGGCCGGCTTCACGCCAGCCGAACCGTGCCTCGATGCGCTGCGCCAGATCGCCGCGCTGCACGGCATGAGCGCACGCGGCGCGCGCCGCATCGAACACCTGATGCCGGAACTGATCGACGCGGCGGCGTCGACTTCCTCGCCCGCCGATGCACTGGTCCGCCTGTGCCGGCTGGTGCAGGCGGTGGCGCGGCGTTCGGCGTATCTGGCGCTGCTGCAGGAACAGCCCGCGGCACGCGCGCGCGTCGCGGCGCTGTGCGCCGAAAGCGCGTTCCTCGCCGAGCGCGTGATCACGCAACCCTTGCTGCTCGACGACGTGCTGGCGCCGCGCGTGGAACACCTCGCCCGCAGTGCCGCTGATTTGCGGACCGAACTCGCCCGGCAACTGGCTGCCGTGCAGGCCGGTGGCGACGCCGAAGCCGTGCTCGCCGCGATCGCCGAGTGGCGTGGCAGCTACCGGATGCGCATCGGGCTTGCCTTTCGCGACGGCGCGATGGACGCGGTCGTGACCGCGCGCGCGCTGGCCGGCGTGGCGGACGCCGTGGTGGGCGCGGTGCTGGAGCAGGCGGAACGCGAACTCGTCTTGCAGCATGGCCGCGTGCCGGGCGACGGCAGCGGCATCGCGGTGCTGGGCTATGGCAGCCTCGGTGGCGCGGAGTTGGGATTCGATTCGGATCTCGACCTGGTGTTCGTGTACGACGCCGCGCGCGGCGAACAGACCAGCGATGGTGCGCGGCCGCTGGCCGGTGCGCGCTGGTACGCGCGCCTCGCGCAACGCGTGGTGCACTGGTTGTCGGCACCGACGCGCGGCGGCCAGTTGTACGAAGTCGACACGCGGCTGCGCCCGGACGGCGGCAAATCGCTGCTGGTGGCGAGCCTGGACGCGTTCTTCGCATACCAGCGCGAACGCGCCTGGACCTGGGAACAGCAGGCGCTGGTGCGCGCACGCGCGGTCGGTGGCGACATCGCGCTCGGCAGCGGCTTTGCGCGCGAGCGCGGCGAGGTGCTGTGCGAACCCCGCGATCGCGCGCAGGTTATCGCCGACGTGTGCAGGATGCGCGCCGAGTGGCGCAAGCAGCGCGACCGTTCCGATGGCGGTTCGCTGGATCTGAAACAGGGCGCGGGCGCGCTGCTGGACATCCAGTTCCTGCTGCAGGGTTTGGTGCTGCTGCACGCGCACGCACAGCCGGCGCTCGCCGCGTACAGCGACACGCCGCGCCTGATCACCGCAAGCGCGGACGCGGGCGTGTTGCCTGCCGACGACGCCGATGCGTTGACCACCGCGCACGCGGAATTGCTGGAGCGCGCGTTGTCGGCGACGCTGGCGGGCGAACGCCGCGTGGTGCCGCGCGACCTGGTGCTGGATGCGCGTTGCGCGAAGGTGCTGGAAATCGCGCGCCGTGCAGGGTTCGAGTTCGGCGCGGGTTGA
- a CDS encoding DUF1022 domain-containing protein, producing the protein MPHPPQAAWVISDGAAGNERQALALAAALGVSARVMTLPLRAPWSWFAPRRIPGGRLALSARDRAGFEAPWPDIAIGCGRSAALLTRMLRDLSNGDCYCVQILDPRIDARHWDAVVAPRHDQLEGANVLHTLGSLNPIDDAWLASGREAFPDFEALPRPRVALLVGGPRRGIEFDERLSQRLIETVRAGAQGGSVLATASRRTPPEFASRLREALAGVPGIFWNGEGTNPYPGLLGWADRIVATPDSVNMLSEACAAGVPVHTVSVAPLPEKIERFHAALRERGLLTSVDQPRATVAPLRETQAIATELRKRIAACHAR; encoded by the coding sequence ATGCCACACCCGCCCCAAGCCGCCTGGGTCATCAGCGACGGCGCCGCCGGCAACGAACGCCAGGCGCTGGCACTGGCCGCCGCGCTGGGCGTGTCGGCGCGCGTGATGACCTTGCCGCTGCGCGCGCCTTGGTCGTGGTTCGCGCCGCGCCGCATTCCGGGCGGACGGCTGGCGCTGAGCGCGCGCGATCGCGCGGGTTTCGAAGCGCCGTGGCCCGACATCGCGATTGGTTGCGGACGCAGCGCCGCGCTGCTGACGCGGATGCTGCGCGATCTTTCGAACGGCGATTGCTATTGCGTGCAGATCCTTGACCCGCGCATCGACGCGCGCCACTGGGACGCGGTGGTCGCACCGCGCCACGACCAATTGGAAGGCGCGAACGTGCTGCACACGCTGGGCTCGCTCAATCCCATCGACGACGCGTGGCTGGCGTCCGGCCGCGAGGCGTTCCCCGATTTCGAGGCGCTGCCGCGTCCGCGCGTCGCGCTGCTGGTGGGCGGGCCACGCCGCGGCATCGAGTTCGACGAACGCTTGTCGCAACGCCTGATCGAAACCGTGCGCGCGGGTGCGCAAGGCGGCAGCGTGCTGGCGACGGCGTCGCGGCGCACGCCGCCCGAATTCGCTTCGCGCCTGCGCGAAGCGCTCGCAGGCGTTCCCGGCATCTTCTGGAATGGCGAAGGCACCAATCCCTATCCCGGCCTGCTCGGCTGGGCCGACCGCATCGTGGCGACGCCTGATTCGGTGAACATGCTGTCCGAAGCCTGCGCCGCCGGCGTGCCGGTGCATACAGTTTCGGTTGCGCCGCTGCCGGAAAAAATCGAACGCTTCCACGCAGCCCTGCGCGAACGCGGGCTGCTCACCAGCGTGGACCAACCGCGCGCGACAGTGGCGCCACTGCGCGAAACGCAGGCCATCGCGACCGAACTGCGCAAGCGGATCGCGGCGTGCCACGCACGATGA
- a CDS encoding Mg(2+)-transport-ATPase-associated protein MgtC, whose protein sequence is MLSTPEIAVRLLLAAALGAVIGFDRERHTWAAGLRTHMLVCLGAALAMIVSAFAFSDVLQQWPRVVLDPSRIAA, encoded by the coding sequence TTGTTGAGCACACCCGAAATTGCAGTGCGCCTGTTGCTCGCTGCCGCGCTCGGCGCGGTGATCGGCTTCGATCGCGAACGTCACACCTGGGCCGCGGGCCTGCGCACGCACATGCTGGTCTGTCTCGGCGCGGCGCTGGCGATGATCGTTTCCGCGTTCGCGTTTTCCGACGTGCTGCAGCAGTGGCCGCGCGTGGTGCTCGATCCTTCGCGCATCGCGGCGTAG
- a CDS encoding Mg(2+)-transport-ATPase-associated protein MgtC yields MISGIGFLGAGTIMFMHRENVIRGLTTAAGLWTVAAIGLAAGGGMYAAAVIATAVAWLILAALKPLERRFSKHKTLPRLRVNFAGRASLSAVEQVLLARDLPSSTLVARHIPDDGDEVTVEFERGFDRSALGPLADALREVAGVQSVSLDITSRAS; encoded by the coding sequence GTGATCAGCGGCATCGGCTTCTTGGGCGCCGGCACCATCATGTTCATGCACCGCGAGAACGTGATCCGCGGGTTGACCACGGCGGCGGGATTGTGGACGGTGGCGGCGATCGGACTCGCGGCCGGCGGCGGCATGTACGCGGCCGCGGTGATCGCGACCGCGGTGGCGTGGCTGATCCTTGCGGCGCTGAAGCCGCTGGAACGCCGCTTCTCGAAACACAAGACGCTGCCGCGGCTGCGGGTGAACTTCGCCGGCCGCGCATCGCTGTCGGCCGTCGAACAGGTCTTGCTGGCGCGTGACCTGCCGTCCAGCACGCTGGTCGCGCGGCACATTCCGGATGATGGCGACGAGGTCACGGTCGAATTCGAGCGCGGCTTCGATCGCAGCGCGCTGGGGCCGCTGGCGGATGCGCTGCGCGAAGTGGCGGGTGTCCAGTCGGTGTCGCTGGACATCACTTCGCGCGCGAGTTGA
- a CDS encoding Glycosyltransferase, translated as MPAAAVLQEFVTEPAPQPNRLTVVQLLPALENGGAERSTLEVSRALVAAGHRSVVVSAGGRMVERLEREGGEHVALDIGAKSLRSLTRIGPLRRILSDIAPDIVHARSRVPAWLGWYALRGLHPRPHFVTTVHGLNTPGRWSGIMTRGDRVIAVSQTVHDFVLSHYPRVDATRLSVIPRGIDPDAFPYGYRPDDAWRKRFFAEFPQLADAPLLTLPGRGTRLKGHADATALVAGLRERGIETRLLLLGIVEPGREAYLKEMQALAKARGVAEWVAFSPPRNDVRDVFAVSDLVLQLSSKPESFGRTVIEALSLCRPVLGYAHGGAGELLAELYPAGRVPAGDVDKLIERAVELLGRAPPIAPLQRYRLADMQAATLALYSELAATPRHA; from the coding sequence ATGCCCGCCGCTGCCGTCCTGCAGGAATTCGTGACCGAGCCTGCCCCCCAGCCGAACCGATTGACCGTCGTCCAGCTGCTGCCCGCGCTGGAGAACGGCGGCGCCGAACGCTCCACGCTGGAAGTGTCGCGCGCGCTGGTCGCGGCGGGGCATCGATCGGTGGTGGTGTCCGCCGGCGGCCGGATGGTGGAGCGGCTGGAGCGCGAAGGCGGCGAACACGTCGCGCTGGACATCGGTGCCAAATCGCTGCGCAGCCTGACGCGGATCGGCCCGTTGCGACGGATTTTGTCCGATATCGCTCCTGACATCGTGCACGCGCGTTCGCGGGTGCCCGCGTGGCTCGGATGGTACGCGTTGCGCGGCCTGCATCCGCGGCCGCATTTCGTCACCACGGTGCACGGCCTCAACACGCCCGGCCGCTGGAGCGGCATCATGACCCGCGGCGACCGGGTGATCGCGGTGTCGCAAACGGTGCACGATTTCGTGCTCAGCCATTACCCGCGTGTCGATGCCACCCGGCTCAGCGTGATTCCGCGCGGCATCGATCCCGACGCGTTTCCCTACGGCTACCGGCCGGACGATGCGTGGCGCAAGCGCTTCTTCGCGGAGTTCCCGCAACTCGCGGACGCGCCGTTGCTCACGTTGCCGGGCCGCGGCACCCGCCTGAAAGGCCACGCCGACGCGACCGCGCTGGTCGCCGGCCTGCGCGAGCGCGGCATCGAGACGCGCCTGCTGCTGCTGGGCATCGTCGAACCCGGCCGCGAAGCGTACCTCAAGGAAATGCAGGCGCTGGCGAAGGCGCGCGGCGTCGCCGAGTGGGTGGCGTTCTCGCCGCCGCGCAACGACGTGCGCGACGTGTTCGCGGTATCCGATCTGGTACTGCAACTTTCCAGCAAGCCGGAAAGTTTCGGCCGCACCGTGATCGAAGCGCTGTCGTTGTGCCGTCCGGTGCTGGGCTATGCGCACGGCGGCGCCGGCGAATTGCTGGCCGAGCTTTATCCCGCCGGCCGCGTGCCCGCCGGCGATGTCGACAAGTTGATCGAGCGCGCCGTCGAGTTGCTGGGTCGCGCGCCGCCCATCGCACCGTTGCAGCGTTACCGGCTGGCCGACATGCAGGCCGCCACCCTGGCGTTGTATTCGGAGCTGGCGGCGACGCCGCGCCACGCCTGA